A single Crateriforma conspicua DNA region contains:
- a CDS encoding ArsR/SmtB family transcription factor, whose product MPKTTTSQACDPAPVKLPTDPTDKELADLAWAIAHPARVQIVRLLIGREACVCGEIVDSLPLAQSTVSQHLKILKQSGLVEGEVDGPKVCYCINPRMLKRLRTLVAAL is encoded by the coding sequence ATGCCGAAAACAACGACCAGCCAGGCGTGTGATCCTGCACCGGTGAAGCTTCCCACCGATCCGACCGACAAAGAATTGGCGGATCTGGCTTGGGCCATCGCTCATCCGGCACGGGTCCAGATCGTGCGTCTGTTGATCGGCCGCGAAGCCTGTGTTTGCGGCGAAATTGTCGATAGCCTGCCCTTGGCCCAGTCGACGGTTTCTCAGCACCTGAAGATTTTGAAACAGTCCGGACTGGTCGAAGGCGAAGTCGACGGCCCGAAGGTCTGTTACTGCATCAACCCACGGATGCTGAAGCGTTTGCGGACGTTGGTGGCTGCACTGTAG
- the arsD gene encoding arsenite efflux transporter metallochaperone ArsD — translation MSRIQIFDRAMCCSTGVCGPQVDSVLPRFAADLDWLAKQGHQVERYNLAQDAGQFAGNATIQQKLASEGVECLPVVIIDDVIVGQGDYPDRDQLLSWLGEAPSGEVTRTAKPTGLPVTGDDCCGGSGCC, via the coding sequence ATGAGTCGAATCCAGATCTTTGACCGCGCCATGTGCTGCTCGACCGGCGTTTGTGGTCCTCAAGTCGACAGCGTCCTGCCACGCTTCGCCGCCGATTTGGACTGGCTGGCCAAGCAAGGTCATCAAGTCGAACGATACAACCTGGCTCAAGACGCCGGCCAATTCGCGGGCAATGCGACCATTCAGCAAAAGCTGGCTAGCGAAGGCGTGGAATGCTTGCCCGTGGTGATCATCGACGACGTCATCGTCGGACAAGGTGACTATCCCGATCGCGATCAGCTGTTGTCCTGGCTGGGGGAAGCCCCAAGTGGTGAAGTCACCCGCACGGCGAAGCCGACCGGATTGCCGGTCACCGGCGACGATTGTTGCGGCGGATCGGGTTGCTGCTGA
- a CDS encoding MOSC domain-containing protein — translation MTTATDTAFPIVSIHVGRPRAMDAGDDPGKPWTSGIIKDRVDGPIRVGRENLDGDGQADLVHHGGVDKAVLAYPAVHFPFWKQEFPDVHWGDGTFGENLTIAEADETKVCIGDVFEIGDCVLQVSQPRQPCWKLSRRWRLPKLAVRVQQTRRTGWYFRVLSTGTIRPGQSMHLTRRDYPDFTVAFANDVMFAKPRDAALDLRLAACDALSVSWKKTLNTRSGGSESDHQSSVDARLRGDS, via the coding sequence GTGACCACCGCGACGGATACGGCATTCCCCATCGTTTCCATCCACGTCGGTCGTCCTCGGGCGATGGACGCGGGCGATGATCCCGGCAAACCTTGGACGTCCGGCATCATCAAAGATCGGGTCGACGGCCCGATCCGGGTGGGCCGCGAAAACTTGGACGGGGACGGGCAAGCCGACCTGGTGCACCACGGCGGTGTCGACAAAGCGGTGCTGGCCTATCCGGCGGTCCACTTCCCATTCTGGAAACAAGAGTTTCCCGACGTCCATTGGGGCGATGGAACGTTCGGTGAAAACTTGACGATCGCCGAGGCGGACGAAACCAAGGTTTGCATCGGAGACGTTTTCGAAATCGGCGACTGTGTGTTGCAAGTCAGCCAGCCCCGACAACCTTGTTGGAAACTGTCCCGACGCTGGCGTTTGCCCAAACTGGCCGTGCGGGTCCAACAAACACGTCGAACCGGTTGGTACTTTCGCGTTTTGTCGACCGGAACCATTCGGCCCGGCCAAAGCATGCATTTGACTCGCCGTGATTACCCCGATTTCACCGTCGCGTTTGCCAACGATGTCATGTTCGCCAAGCCGCGGGATGCGGCGTTGGATTTGCGTCTGGCCGCGTGCGACGCGTTGTCGGTGTCTTGGAAAAAGACATTGAATACCCGCAGCGGCGGCAGCGAATCGGACCACCAATCGTCGGTCGACGCGCGATTGCGCGGCGACAGCTGA
- a CDS encoding arsenate reductase ArsC produces the protein MTKKNVLFLCTGNSCRSQMAEGWARHFHGDAIQPYSAGIEAHGMNPNAMAVMKEAGVDISGQSSKLADTVKDVPLDLVITVCGHADENCPMFLTKAKTVHVGFDDPPKLAKDAKTEEEALDAYRRVRDEIRDFIQNQLPEKLREV, from the coding sequence ATGACCAAAAAGAACGTCCTTTTCTTGTGCACCGGAAATTCGTGTCGCAGCCAGATGGCCGAAGGCTGGGCGCGGCACTTTCACGGTGATGCCATCCAACCCTATTCCGCCGGGATCGAAGCCCACGGGATGAACCCCAACGCGATGGCGGTGATGAAGGAAGCCGGTGTTGACATCAGCGGCCAGTCATCCAAGTTGGCCGACACCGTGAAAGACGTCCCGCTGGACTTGGTGATCACCGTCTGCGGACACGCCGACGAAAACTGTCCGATGTTTTTGACCAAGGCAAAGACGGTTCACGTCGGCTTCGATGACCCGCCCAAGTTGGCCAAGGATGCCAAGACCGAAGAAGAAGCACTGGATGCCTATCGTCGGGTCCGTGACGAGATCCGTGACTTCATTCAGAATCAGTTGCCCGAAAAGCTTCGCGAAGTCTAA
- the arsA gene encoding arsenical pump-driving ATPase, producing the protein MFELIQNATRHLFFTGKGGVGKTSMACATAVQLAQSGKRVLLVSTDPASNLDEVLGCRLGHTPTPVDGVDGLDGINIDPQIAAAEYRERMVQPYRGVLPDAAVRSMEEQFSGSCTVEIAAFDEFAKLLGDDTATSDYDHVVFDTAPTGHTLRLLTLPSAWSGFMESSTTGASCLGPLAGLQAQQAIYKKTVAALGNGDQTTLVLVTRPETSAFAEAARSSDELRQLGVLNQRLIVNGVFTASDEGDRVAAAMQKRGDHALEQIPSNLAELPRLSVALSPSGVMGIDRLRQVGRADHEDSGANTGSPLNVSPSSTELPGDLSDLVDGIAAKGRGVVLAMGKGGVGKTTVASAVAVALARRGFDVHLSTTDPAAHVAATLASESLERLTVDRIDPAAEVEAYRHEVLATAGENLDANGRALLEEDLRSPCTEEIAVFRAFAQSVAAGTDRFVVLDTAPTGHTILLLDSAMAYHREVSRQGSEVPESVQQLLPRLRDPDFTQVLIVTLPEATPVHEAAKLQEDLVRAEIQPTAWVINQSIAPLETTDPALQRRQSHEQAYIDEVKTLSGGSAALVPWQLQPPTGVDALSKLGQRHHAPLESRS; encoded by the coding sequence ATGTTCGAATTGATTCAAAACGCGACTCGCCATCTGTTCTTCACCGGCAAAGGCGGCGTCGGCAAGACGTCGATGGCCTGTGCGACCGCCGTCCAGTTGGCACAGTCCGGAAAGCGGGTCTTGTTGGTGTCGACCGATCCGGCATCCAACTTGGACGAAGTGCTGGGTTGTCGTCTGGGTCATACACCGACACCGGTCGACGGCGTCGATGGACTGGACGGGATCAACATTGATCCACAGATCGCAGCCGCGGAATATCGCGAACGAATGGTCCAGCCGTATCGTGGTGTGTTGCCCGACGCGGCCGTGCGAAGCATGGAAGAACAGTTTTCGGGTTCTTGCACGGTGGAGATCGCGGCGTTCGATGAGTTCGCGAAACTGTTGGGTGACGACACCGCGACGTCCGATTACGACCACGTTGTCTTTGACACCGCGCCGACGGGTCACACGCTGCGATTGTTGACGTTGCCGTCGGCTTGGTCCGGGTTCATGGAATCCAGCACCACCGGGGCGTCATGCTTGGGACCACTGGCCGGACTGCAGGCCCAACAAGCGATCTACAAAAAGACGGTTGCCGCACTGGGCAATGGCGACCAAACGACGCTGGTCTTGGTCACACGCCCGGAAACATCGGCGTTTGCCGAAGCGGCCCGCAGCAGCGACGAACTGCGTCAGTTGGGTGTGTTGAACCAACGTCTGATCGTCAACGGTGTCTTCACCGCGTCGGACGAAGGCGACCGAGTGGCCGCGGCCATGCAGAAACGTGGCGATCACGCACTGGAACAGATCCCATCCAACCTGGCCGAACTTCCACGTTTGTCCGTCGCCCTTTCGCCGTCGGGCGTGATGGGTATCGATCGCCTGCGGCAAGTCGGACGGGCCGACCATGAAGACTCCGGTGCAAACACCGGTTCCCCGTTGAACGTGTCGCCTTCATCCACTGAATTGCCCGGCGATTTGTCCGATCTTGTTGACGGGATCGCCGCCAAAGGACGCGGCGTGGTCTTGGCGATGGGGAAAGGCGGTGTTGGCAAAACCACCGTCGCCAGTGCCGTCGCCGTCGCGCTGGCACGTCGCGGCTTTGACGTTCATCTGTCGACCACCGATCCGGCCGCGCACGTCGCGGCGACCTTGGCTAGCGAATCACTGGAACGCTTGACCGTTGATCGCATCGATCCGGCGGCGGAGGTCGAAGCGTATCGCCACGAAGTTTTGGCGACCGCGGGCGAAAACTTGGATGCAAATGGCCGCGCTCTTTTGGAAGAAGATCTGCGGTCCCCCTGTACGGAAGAAATCGCCGTCTTCCGAGCGTTTGCCCAATCAGTCGCCGCGGGCACCGATCGCTTTGTCGTGTTGGACACCGCACCGACCGGCCACACCATCCTGTTGCTCGATTCGGCGATGGCCTATCACCGCGAAGTCAGCCGCCAGGGCAGCGAAGTTCCCGAATCGGTGCAGCAGTTGTTGCCGCGATTGCGGGATCCCGATTTCACACAAGTCTTGATCGTCACATTGCCCGAAGCAACGCCGGTCCACGAAGCGGCAAAGTTGCAGGAAGACTTGGTTCGCGCCGAAATCCAACCGACCGCTTGGGTCATCAACCAAAGCATCGCTCCCCTGGAAACGACCGATCCGGCGTTGCAACGCCGCCAGTCACACGAGCAGGCCTATATCGATGAAGTGAAAACTTTGTCCGGCGGTTCAGCGGCGCTGGTCCCTTGGCAATTACAACCGCCCACCGGTGTCGATGCCCTTTCAAAACTTGGGCAGCGTCATCACGCCCCGCTGGAATCACGATCCTGA